CGTGTCCTTTGAGGAGCACATCAAATACGAGCACAACATGTGGAACTACCTGTACTTCATCGTGCTGGTGCGGGTGAAGAACAAGACTGACTACACCGGCCCCGAGAGCTACGTGGCACAGATGATCAAGGTACAGGTGCCCTCAGGGCAGCTCCTTGGCCATCCCaacctgcctgccctgggaacaAGGGGCTGGCCAAGGAAAAACAGCTCTGGGAAGTCCTTCTGGAAAATATTGGCTAACGGTGCAGTGCCTGAGTGTGttctttgctggttttttccACGTGGTCTGTTTGAGGGTTTGTCCTGTGAGTTGAAGGGTTGAACCAAGCAGGGAGTGGGGTTTCAATGGGGTTTCAAGGCAAAGGGtggaaaggaaagcaaggaaagaaaaacttctgCACGTGAGCTCATGAACCAACCTAGAAATGGACCATGCATGGAAAAATGGCAGATTTTTGCAAAGCGAGTTTCTTTAATCCCTAAGCACAGGGAGGCTGCCTGTTAAACCTtgtcttcccttctcctctctgacCCCTCACCCCAACTCCCCTTGTCCATGGTCACGTTCCCAGAACAAGAACCTGGACTGGTTCCCCCGGATGCGAGCCATGTCTCTGGTCAGCAAtgaaggggaaggggagcagaACGAGATCCGCAATCTGCAGGACAAACTCAACACCACCATGAAGCTCGTGTCCCACCTCACCTCCCAGCTGAATGAGCTGAAGGAACAGGtatgggaaaagggaaatccCCTGTAGGAACCCTCTGTCCTTCCCAAAATAGCCACTGAGGGCAGGGGATGGGAGAAAGGACCTGCCCAAGGCAGCACAAAGACAagcacagggctcctgcagctcttttttGGGGGAATTGGGGACACTTGGGACACGTGGGTTTGGGAAGTGCCTCACCAGCTCAGAGTTTGCTGGCAGAGGCTCAAAGCAGCACAGTCAGACACTTGGGAAGCACATCCAAGAGCAGGAGGGCCTGGAATTGCCTCAGCGTGTCCTTGTTGGAATTGCAGATGACGGAGCAGCGGAAGCGCAGGCAGAGGATGGGGTTTGTGGATGTCCAGAACACCATGAACCACTGAGACACACTCCAGGGACTGCACCCGTGCCAGCTGAggaggctgctcctccctgggctccagGCATGGATTGTCACTGCCTGGGGACAATGGACCACATGGAAAGGGCTTCCCAGGCAGCATCTCCCTTAGAGCTTGTAAGCAATCCCCGGAGCAGGGACTGGCCGGAGTCCACCCCACACCTGGGCCCAGGTGTTTTTCTAACACCCTCGTAGGAAGATAAACCATACAGGACTTTCATTCCTCATTGCAATAACTCTTTTATTTTGCAACTGTGGAGGGTTGTATCTTTATCTCcatgtgctccagcccctcagctgTGGGGTAAGTAGCTCTAGGGCCGCACTATTTAACTTATTCCGAGTGCCACTTGTCCCTGTGGATATTTGCCAAGCAGCCCTCGTtatctgctgtgcctgctccacGCTGACCCCTCTCCATTTGCAGAATTCTCTCCATCCTGTGGCGCAGTAAAGAGCAGCTGAACTCAAGGAGGtggatttaatttaattaactTGCCAGATGAGGAGCTGAACTTGTCCTAGTGGGAACTAAAAGTCTTTTGCCTTCTGTGGACCAAGGATCTTTGGGCAGCAGTAGTGGGAGCCTGCAGGTTTACAGGAGTTCACTGTGAAGGGGTGTCCTGTGTTTTAGTTTCATCTCTGGTGTcatgttttacctttttttttttgttgttgctgttgttgttttgttgttttttttttttagttgttatCATTGTTACTTAAGAACTGAAGTGTAAATTGCCTTAACTAAATTAAATACAGAATCATGTTATAATAAAAACTTCAATGTGGTAAAGAAagtcccctccctgtgccctctgtgtGATGGGGCTGTCAAGCAGagcccaaagcagggctggcacccaaggtgctccccagcctgctgctcccagctccaggtgttGCACATCCCCTGCCAAACGCTGCCATGaagagccaccagcagcaccagccttggttcctggagctctggaccAGAGCCTGCTGCACTTTCAAATTCTTTCAGTGCCTGCCAGGAAATCACTGCTGAAACCCATAAAAAGGAGCAGCTGTTGGTGCTgtggagccctggcacagctctgctccagacaCTCATCCTTCCcaagccagccccagctccaagCCCAAGAACAGACACTGATGAAAGCAGTAAAGCtctaaaaaggaataaaaaaagcccATAATGGTGAAGTTGCAGAACACTTGAAATGTGTTTATGGCTCCATCTAGCAGCATGTCATTTAATCCTGCCTTCACCCTCAGCTCTGCACTAACCCACCCATTCCTCTCCTCAGGCTGGGGGGAatctgcacagagctggctcctccagcagcagcagctctgcagcagctgattAAAATCTCAATTAAACTCGTGCAGTGCTCCACTGTCACCATGGCAAAGTCAGCCTCCGTCCTCTCTGTCTTCTcggaaggaaaataaatgtggtGATTAAagttctccctccctgcactgccctggtCCCTGGGCTaacacacaaacacaagcaCAGAGAGGTTTTTCACATCCTCTGTTCTCTTCACAAGAACATTTAAAGCTGcacctcctccctctgggcagctcctgcttgtTCCATTTTTTGAGATACAAAGGGCCAGGTTTGACACCACAAAGTTCCCTTCCCTACATTGCTCCAGCATGGATGTGTTAAGCTCTGCCCCAGattctcagcagaaaaaaaggaggcaCTAAATATGAAGAATGTAAAGGGTAGGGCTGAACAAAAATGCTGTTGCTAAGAGGAATAAGTGGTTTTATTCATCATGGCAACACACAGAGCTTCAGGGATATGTACAGTGGAGAAGCTGAGAGCTGAACCCTCACTTCAAGTCCTCCTCAGGTTTCTTGGCAGAGAACTTTTCCCGCAGTCTTTTCCACGtcccttttttcctgtcttccaTCTGTTTCAGAATGTCTgcaaaaggagaagggagaCAGAGATGGGGCCAGAAGAAGATAAGCAGGCAAGCAGAGAAATGAAACCATCTTAaaacagctctgccttccatctaatttcctttcctgacttcttttaatgaattttcattCCAGGCCTGAGGCGAGGTTGGTTTCCCTTCCAATCAATGCAGGGAGTCTCTTATCACCAACAACTGATACTCAGTTTCCACACACTGCAATCAAAGTTAGGAACTGGAGCAGAacaaagctgctctggctcccagctctgcccttctgAAGGGATGTGGTGAGAGCATTTCTGCGTGGGgcacctgctccttcccagggtctgacacagaaggaaaatgaagggaaCTGGGAGATGGTGAAAGAGAagctgagctcagtgctgggctcacATACCAAATGTGTTCCTTCCACACAGATCCTGCTGTCTGACCCCACAGAGCCTTTGCAAACCCTCTGTGGTTCCTGATACTGCAAAACCCAACTGATTCTTCACCCCAAAATACTGAATTATTCCTGAACTTACTCCTCATCGAACATCTACAGAGTTGCAGGCAGCCCCTTGGTACCCTCCAGTTCCAGGGGCTGAGGAGGGATGCTGGGGAGCACTCCAAAAACCAGAATGTCCCTTTCCCCTGCCCTCTCAGaccaagcccagcagcagtACCTGTGGCCAGGATCGTCCTGCAATCCTCCACTGTCACCCCGGTGAAGGTGGTCTCTTTCAGGCGTGGGTacttcccaggagagcagcaaaaggagggagagagacaaAGAATTCACTTGTGGTGCATGAAAAAGGTGCAAATGTCACCAGCTGGCACAGTCTGAGAGTGTTTTCAGCTGGGATTCTGTTCATCCATACCAAGAACCAGGCCTGCCCTGttcacccagcagctgccctgggtgacCACGGCTGCATCCCcccctcagcattcccaggaatCCTGCAGCAGGTGGTGCCTCCCCCCAAAGAGAGGGGCAGAGGCCAGTGCCTCAGCTCTCACCTTGTTTTTGTAGAAGTTGGTGTGGATCCTGACCAAGCTCTCGTACATTTGGTCACAGGCCTCGGGGTCAGGGATCTGCAGGGGACACAAGTGTCACACAGGTCTGGTTTTACACCTCCTCAGCAAAAACCCTCCTTGTTCCAAGGGACAATGGCCatgaaggagcagctcagaaTTCCCAGTGCACTGCTGGATACTGACCATctgctgtcctgctccaggTTTTTCCCCTCCATCTCCCACCAGCTTGGCCTGCAGGAATAACAACACCTGGGATTTCCAGAATGGATCTGAAACCCTGCACCAACAGGATCTGACAGTGAATGCACGGCCCCAGAGAACGTTGCTGGCTGGTGATGTGAAATGAGGCCACTTCTGTCACCTGCCTCATTGTAAGGAATCACCCAGGACAAGGTGCCAGGACTCCCTGTAGGGGGCTAAAAATTGATTAGGGGGCCTGTAATTGATTAGGGAAATCAGCACAAATGACAAGGAACAGCTTGAAGGGTAACTGGATTTCTATTTCAGCTGGAGGATCCATCTCACCCGGGTgtctctgcctggcacagcccctgctcagctgctttcccagcctaCAATGTTTTCCCTGTTGGTTTTTTATTGTGGTACAATGAGCCCAGCTCACCCCAGAACTCAGTGTTGGTCCATGAATGGTTAAAACAGGTCAAGAGTAAAAATAACACCAAGAGAAAGGTGTCAGGAAGAAGTAGGAAGAGTAAGGAAAAGGTCTCTGCAGGAGAGAGGATACAGGGACAGCCACATCCCCCTGCAGGTGATCCCCAAGGCTCCAGCAGATCCAGCCATTAAAAGGGTGGCACAAACAGCATCCCTCCCCTGGAAATCCAGCAAAGCTCATTCCATTAGATGGCTAAAGAAGTCCTGTGCCTCTAGCTCCCCTCTTAGAAGCTCCTTCTGCCTGCTGCATTCAGCCTCTCCACACACAAATTGCCACCACTGCTGCAGGCATCAATTCAGATTTCCAGGATCAGTGGCAGCTTTGGGATCTTGGAGCCAACTGGTGCAACACATTAAGCTGTCCTGAGCATATGGAAAAGCAATAAAACCCTTCCCAAAATGCCTGCTGCAGACTATTCTGGTCACCAGTACAGGATTAGGAGCCTCTAATGGCCCCTTGAGGTCTGAAGTGCATCTCTGGAACAATGTTTTTATGCTAAGAAAGGGCACATTTGCATTCTGCAGCAACACCTCCGTGCCTGGGAAGGTCTGCAGCCAAGTCAGGCAGCAGATTCCCTAatttatttcagcagcaaagcccaAACTCCAACAGAATTACAGCTGGAGGTGGAATTCAATTGTACAACCGCTGCATTCCATCAGtgtcaggcagtgctgcagcatcccatcATCCCACCCTCGAGGTAAGGACATCACAGGAATTAACTGGATTCCACTGCCATACCCACAGGAACGGGGTTCTCCAAAGAACATGGTGTAAAGGGTGCAAGAACTGGGTACAAACCAGTTATCCTGAGGATGAAACAGCTGTCCTGGGTACAAACCAGGAGTGCTGAGTATAAACCATTTGTCCAGAGCACCAACCAGGCGTCCTGGGTACAAACTGTCCTGGGCATAACCCACTTATCCTGGGTACAAACCATGTGGTCCCGGGTACAAACCCGGTGTCCTGGCTACCAGTCATTTGTCCCAGGTACAGCCCAGGTGTCCCGGGCACAGTTTGCCCCGTGGAGGCACAAACCCGTGGCCGGTATTCCAAAGCCTTCCCGGGATGTGTGTTCCAAAGGCTGCCGAGCCCGGCCCGGGAGCAGCAGGACTCCATCACCCCTGGAGTTCCCGCTCCCTCTCAGCTCAAGATGTCCTAATATTCCATGAAGCCCCGAGCACAGCCTCCTACAGCCCAGCGAGCCCCGGGGCAGAGCCGCGTGGGAGCCCCGAACCCCGCGCTCCGCCCCGGCCCCTCAGAGCCCCCTCAGAGCCCCCGCCGGGCCGCTCCCCGCGCCCTCCCAGGCCGGCACCGCGGGGGTGCCGCCCTCCCGCCCCTCACCGGCGTGTTCTCGCCCTCGCGGAAGGCCTGTGCCACCTTCTGCCGCAGGAAGGAGCCCAGATCCCGCTGCTGCTTGGTCTCCTCCACCGGCCATTCCTCGCAGAGCCGCAGGAAGCGCCGGTACCGGCTGGCGGCCATGGCGCCGGGTCACGTGCGCCGGGTCACGTGGCGCCGCCGCCTGGTCACGTGCGGGCGCGGCAGGGCGGGAATGCCTGAGGGGAAGATCCTGACGGCGGCGGTCGGGTCCCGAAGGGAGCTCGGTGCCCGCCTTGTCGGCAGCCCAGAGCGCTGAGAACCGCACTTCCAGCCGTGGGGGCTCCAACACCGCCCCGCGCTGCCTCTTCCAAAGCCTGACCGCCCTTTCCGTGAGGAAATTCCAACCTGAACGTCCCCTGGCTCAGCTTGAGGGCGTTTTCTCTTGTCATGTCCCTAGGGAGCAGGGGACGATCCCCTCTGgttgtcccctcctgtcagggagttgtgcagagccagcaggtcCCCCTTgatcccccttttctccaggctgagcccctttcccggctccctcagcccctcctggggctccagacccttcccagctccctcagcctctcctcacaggatTTACGATGGTTTTAGTTGAAGGAACCTTAAAttccatctcatcccaccccctgccatggcagggacaccttccacaaccccaggttgctccaagccccatccagcctggccttggacactgccagagatggggcagccacgCTGTGCAGGTGGATGAGGGgtgaaaaggaagatttttctaATTATTCAGCCAACAAGTTGTTTTCTGTGCAGCAATGAAGAGTGAGGGGCTGCCCAGCGAGGCGCTCTGGCCGTGG
The Serinus canaria isolate serCan28SL12 chromosome 26, serCan2020, whole genome shotgun sequence genome window above contains:
- the LOC103823304 gene encoding ubiquinol-cytochrome-c reductase complex assembly factor 2 isoform X2, with the translated sequence MAASRYRRFLRLCEEWPVEETKQQRDLGSFLRQKIPDPEACDQMYESLVRIHTNFYKNKYPRLKETTFTGVTVEDCRTILATDILKQMEDRKKGTWKRLREKFSAKKPEEDLK
- the LOC103823304 gene encoding ubiquinol-cytochrome-c reductase complex assembly factor 2 isoform X1, giving the protein MAASRYRRFLRLCEEWPVEETKQQRDLGSFLRQKVAQAFREGENTPIPDPEACDQMYESLVRIHTNFYKNKYPRLKETTFTGVTVEDCRTILATDILKQMEDRKKGTWKRLREKFSAKKPEEDLK